The Musa acuminata AAA Group cultivar baxijiao chromosome BXJ2-2, Cavendish_Baxijiao_AAA, whole genome shotgun sequence genome contains the following window.
TGATGACTACACGACATAATGACCCGTGCATAAGATGCATTTTCTTATATTGCCAatacaaataaatataaatactaataTAAAACACACTCACCGTGGGTTATAATCTGACCACAAGATTTCTTTTTCTAAGCTATAATTCCTAGATGTCCCTTCGGTTGCTAGGTCAACTGAAATAGACAAAGTATATGATGAATCACTTAGCAGACATTTAGTTTCTTCATTACCTTCTGCAATATGATTGTCTGCATTCTTCTTAATCCTTCTTAGGCTTTGTAGTTTATATTCCACTTCTTTCATCGTAGGCCTTTCGCTTCCTTTAAACTTCAAGCACGTTGCTACTAGTTGAATAACTTCCATAAGCACTTGTTTAGTCTCTTCTTTCATAACACGATCCTCCACGAGATCAAAATAGCGTTTCTCTTTCAATGCTTGAAGAAAATACGTTGACAGGTTTTGTTTGTTCTCATGCTCGATGGAGAAAATAGGTTTCTTTCCTGTTAAAAGCTCCAGAAGAATGACCCCAAAGCTATAAACATCGCTCTTCTCTGTTAGTTGACTTGTTTGATAATACTCTGGATCCAAGTATCCAAAGGTACCTTGAACAGCAGTAACTATATGAGTTTGATCAAGTGGAATAAATCTTGAAGCCCCAAAATCTGATACTTTTGCTGTGAAGTGATCATCCAAGAGAATATTCGATGATTTAACATCTCTGTGTAAAATAGATATCGAAGCAGCCGAATGCAAATAAGCAAGTGCTCCTGCAGTCTCTGCCGCGATCCTCAAACGAGTTTCCCATGACAATACACAACTACCATCTAAAGTATGGAGATGGTCCGAAAGAGCACCATTTGAGATAAATTCATAGATCAATAAGGGCACTTCAGTCTCCAAGCAGCAACCAAAAAGCTTTACCACGTTTCTATGATTAATTTGAGAAAGAATTGCAACCTCATTGATGAATTGATCTATCTCGCTCTTCTTCACAATCTTTGACTTCTTTATGGCGACTACGCGTTGATCCGACAGAATCCCTTTGTAAACTGTTCCGTGTCCTCCACGACCGAGCACTCGAGTTTCATCAAAATTATTGGTTGCCTTTTCTATCTCTTCAAGAGGAAATATCTTTGTTCTCTCAGCAACATCTTCACGGGAAGAGATGAGTTGTTGTAGCAGTAAACCATGATTCTGACGGAAGTGTTTTTCTCTtattctcttttgttttcttttcttccatttcGTCCTTAGGATAATCAAACTCGTACTCAAGAGCAATAAGCCCGCGCCATTACTTGCGCCGATGATGACACCTGCACGTTAACACACAAAGTTTTAGCTTTCCCCGACTCTTTTTAGCTTTGCCGATGGCATTTACCCTCTACCGTGTTAATTGGTATCGAGGACTTGCCTAACA
Protein-coding sequences here:
- the LOC103976315 gene encoding wall-associated receptor kinase 5-like; this translates as MGLAEVLLLLFLTLGPMGSTGAENTSTDTTFPLPSNCPKSCGNISFEYPFGLGSGCFRAGFNLTCMSHSTDPPTRSLFLGDGTVEVIDFDMDNGIVYVKTPIVTMDVDEDYVNYTLIDLRNLPFSFNLLANLTSSYELFILNWIITDQSCKDAKLNTTTFACVDQHSSCNDEKISSNGQEISGYRCQCNVGYEGNPYLLNGCTDIDECRNPQKYVCYGTCTNTMGNYTCTCPPGSSGDPRQRACIPDKKPTLVLGVIIGASNGAGLLLLSTSLIILRTKWKKRKQKRIREKHFRQNHGLLLQQLISSREDVAERTKIFPLEEIEKATNNFDETRVLGRGGHGTVYKGILSDQRVVAIKKSKIVKKSEIDQFINEVAILSQINHRNVVKLFGCCLETEVPLLIYEFISNGALSDHLHTLDGSCVLSWETRLRIAAETAGALAYLHSAASISILHRDVKSSNILLDDHFTAKVSDFGASRFIPLDQTHIVTAVQGTFGYLDPEYYQTSQLTEKSDVYSFGVILLELLTGKKPIFSIEHENKQNLSTYFLQALKEKRYFDLVEDRVMKEETKQVLMEVIQLVATCLKFKGSERPTMKEVEYKLQSLRRIKKNADNHIAEGNEETKCLLSDSSYTLSISVDLATEGTSRNYSLEKEILWSDYNPR